The region tgagatgtttctttaataaattaatttactttaatgtcCTTTATGCTTTATGTGCATCAGTGTGAATTGTATGGTCCAGAAGTCATAAAGACAGTCaataatattctaaaatatgAATTGAGCACATTTTTGTTTCACAGGCATTCAGCCCTGGTGTTTAGTTCAAGTTAATGAAAAAACAATTTACGATTTTCTCAGGTTCTAGTTGTGATACATTTTAGTAGCTATGGCAATCATAGGCTAACCAAACAttgtttaaacaattattttctgtCATCAATGATGATTCTGAAATGACCCATCACTGTAAGAGGTGAAATGGCTCAATGTCGGCACTTGAGGAATATTAGCTTTTCTACCTGAACTGGGGTGGTAAATGCCAGTGCCAGAGGTTCACAGTCTATCTGAAGCAAGTCGGGTAAGACCAGAGCACGCCACTTTCTGTGTGGAATTAAACAAGTGTAAACACTGTAGAACATGCCCAACCATATGTGACTTCATTTACAgggaaataaaaacatgtcaaaCCATCATATACACCTTTGACAGGGACATTaccaaatcaataaataaaaatataacgaaggtgtgtgaataaatgtcttAGACCAGCGCGATGCATGAAGCAGGGCCACGACTGAGACAGATATTGTCACACGCAGAGTTATCAAATGTACCCATCGCATAGATAATTCTTGCTATGCTAGGTTTCCTGGAATacattatttcaatatttttacaTGAGAACATACTTGCACACATAGGCCATCTGCATATACTGTAAATCCATACAGATAGTTAGGAATACAAAAAGTCTCCCCACTCTCACTGCAGTGAAATATTGGATAAGTTCTGCTTTAAATACCTTGGACAAGCCTCTTGGACAGAAACATTAGAGACACAGAATACTTTATGTGCACACTGTGTTTTGCTTCGTGACAGTTTACTCTTTACTTTGAAAGCTAGGATACAGGAAGACTCTTCATAGCAGACACTTTAGCCAGTCAGTGGTCAGGAAACAGATTATGGAGTCTCTGGTTATGTGCAGCAGACAGCGTAGTCTTTCAGGCCATATGAGAAAAAAGGTCATTCTCTGTACAAGGCAACTAAATGGGCTCAACGTAGTTGGCGGGGTACAAGCCAAGCTGACCGTTATCCAGCCGCCCTTTACACCAGCCTTGACCATCTTCATCCTCCAGTTTGGTCAGCTCGTCACCTGGTAGGGAAGAGTCAACATTAGGTCTAATTAGCTTTCCCTTCTCAGTCATAATGAAGGAAAGTGGTAGAACGTTGTGAGGTCTACATGGGCCAGCGTTTTCAGCCAAGCCACTCACCTGCGCGGAAGCTGAGCTCATCCTGCTCCTGGCCCTCATAGTCGTACAGTGCCCTCACCCGTACCCCTCTGGCCATGTCCTCCTCAAACGGGTTGCGTCCGTTGGGCTCTGCATGCAGTTCATCATCTGACCACTCTGTCGAGTGTGCCTGGGTCTTCTCATAACTGCTCACGCTGCAACAGTCACCATAAAGATAAAAGCATGTTTTGGCTGAGAGGTCCAGAAATTGACTGGGTTTCACCATCGACAGCAATCGGTAAACTACAAAATTCCACAAAATTGATCAAAACTGGTTTGTTAGGATTCTCCAATTTCTTACAGTTCTCCGGTTTCTTTGAATCCTCTATCCCTTCACTATGGGCCTTAATTCACCATAGACTTTAGTTTCATGGTTTTAAATGATAAAGGTGCATAGTGGAAGAGGGATGATACATTGTTTACAGAAGGGCCTTGCCCTCATTGTATAGTGCCTTCAGCACTCTGGAGTTTTACCTGCTCCTGTGTTCAGCTTGTGGCGTGGAGTGATCCCCTGCAGCTGTGACGTGGGTGAGTGTGACTCCATCATGGttcttcttcattttctcttttttgctgATGACATGGGTCACATCTGTGTTATACTCCTAAGAAAAAGAATAATTCTGGGTAAGACATACATTCATTCAAAGAAGGAAGTTCATTCAAAATCTCAGGGTAAAATGTAATTAGGGTAATTGTTGAATGTACTCAGCACTAGTGTTACAGCTGCatgtaaaactttaaaatgcacattagaACAGAGAGCTGCATGGAAATGGGCACTATGGGAACACTGTAGTTCTGTGATTACCAGAAGGATACcaggacatttttaaataatcccACAGTGTCAGTGGGAATAGGGTTGAGGTTAAAAATATCCCCATGTTGATGGCATTAAACTGTATGTTAGCAATGTAGTAACAGTAAttaaatgttcattatttaatataagcctacatatttttaatatgtgaatTACAAATCCTACTTGACACATTACATCCTTTGCTGTTACTCCAACGCCACCTGGTGGTGTGGTAGTCAATGCTGTACAGTGCTGAACAACCAgcaattcaaaataaaagaaactgcTACAAACTACgtcatattttattatatgtCTCTCGGACATGGCAGAGATGGGAAGAGGATTTCGATAGAGCATGTGAGGATGGGTGTTAGATTTTGTTAGGGATGTGGGTGAGGGTCAGGGGTAGGCACAGATTTTCATCCCCATACAGCTCTGTAAGCTCAGAACTCACATGTCCCTCTGTCACTTTGTATCCCTGTTTATCCCACGTTCTCTCTTGGGTTTCATTTTGGGTGGTCCAATTAATTATTTGAAACGTTTAGCAAGTTTTAAAATCACATATGGAAAGTAACTCTTTTGAGTTTGTCAACAAGCGCAGTAGTCCAAAATGAAATCCTGTTATTTATTACAGCCAGTGTCACAGTACCACACATTTAGTGGATGGAAAGGAATATTAGAAACTCTATATCAATCTAAATAATATAGTGTACTAAGCAAGGatttgaacttgaaacttgatttGAACTTGAGGCACCTCTACCACTGCAGGAAAGCAtctaaaatgtttacatatcaTTACATATCATTGCTTTATTGTCAGTGGTCTTCATAGTACAAAACACATACCCAAACATAAATCATTGAGAAGAAAGTGTTTCGTTTAAGATTTAAGTGTTTGCCATACAATGCCAGGAAACCATACTGAATACAATACAGAACCATACAATGCCAGGAAAAAATCATTGTGAATCAATGAACTGAACCAATCAACTAAAGTAACATGATACCTCAAACTGTGGCCAGTTCATGTGCATGTCTGGGCCATGATTACTGTTGAACCACTTGAGATCATCTTGGGCACTAGAGGAGGTGATGGCTCGCTCAAGCTCCCTGTATACTGTGGCATAGCTGCACAGACACAAGATCTAGTCAACAAcaggcaaacacaaacatgccaaTCATTCCATTCATCTGCAGTCACATTAGCACTCGGGTCAGAGCAAACAGAAGGCTAGCTCCTGGCTGACCTTTGGTTCTCGGTGAGGTTGAGGTGGTGCTTGATGTCCAGCAGCACTTCCCGGAGGAAAGCCAACCTCTTGTCCTCAAACTGCTGACACTGTTCGAAAACTATCTCCATGTTCTCCATGTACTGCGGCGTGCACTTGTTCAGTTCGTCCAGAGCCTTCTCGTACTTGTCCTTGGCCTGTCACAGACACAACACCCCAACGCAATTTACAGGCTGAGTTTCACCCACAAACGTAAAGCCTTCCCATGCTTCATAGGCCTGTAATGGAAACCATACCATGTCTGTACTCATCCTACTGGATTGTGATATGATCAGCAAGCTAAATTAAGTTGTAGTCATTGACTGGCACATTGCAATGTTAGGCATTACTCCTCTTACTATGAATGCTTTTGCAATCACTACGGCTACAGATATGCtgatgaatgtttattttacttattcAATTTATTACTCATATATGCTGTGATCCTACAGGTCATCTGAGAATAATTTGAGGACAATTTCAGACATGGCATGGCATGAATTGGCCACTACTGTGGTTTGGGATTAAGTGATTGACACGTTAAAGCCATTGAATCGGCCCTGTAGTGTATGTGAGGGTTCATTGGGTGGAACTATACTCTGTTATATGAAGTGGACCAAGGGCACTGATATCATGGTGGTCTCAGTGGTCTCAGTGGGCTTAGATCTACCATCATAGTAAATGTTGAATTAAATGACTTGGACAATGTGGTTTGCAATAGAGTTTGAGTTCAATTGTCTTGCTTATGGCATGAATTGCTAACTATTCTTTTATTTGAGTGGAAGATATCAAAGAGGAAAATAATACAATTCATGTGGAGGATAATACGCAATAATACAGGAAATCAATACAAACTATATTGAGTAATATGTTTACATTGTAAATATAATTCTCTACTCTTCCATTCTGGTAGGCTCACCTTCATAGTATCATTTTTGCACTTGTCCACCTTCTCCTGAAGCTTCTTCAGCTGCTCAGGTGTGATGGAGGCCTCTGCCTTGCTGTTGGCTTCCCGGATGGACGCCAGCTTCTCCTCCTTGCAGGCCATGTGGTAGGACTTTTTTGCTGTCTCCATCTATCAAGAAAGAAGGAGCATGTTGAGGAGTTGAACTTTGGGGTATATAAGTTAACAAGAAACGTGTACAATGTTGTGATTTGCAGTTCTCTTCTAAATATTATGATTTAAGCAGAAATGACATTACACTGACATTATTAGAATAGGGCAATTGGCACCTTGGCTGCCAGAAGTAATTATTGAGAAGTTATGGTGAATTCAACAGAATATTGATTCAGATTTAACAATGGGGTAAACATTGTCAGACCTAGGGCAAAGGCAATTAGCAattgtacaaatgtacaaactGCAAGAGTGGGGTAACCATGAAAGCTTAGACAGTAGATAAAGgcaaagtaaaatgtaaaactaaacTTGTTTTCTAAAAGAATTGTAATGATGAAGTACAGTAAAAATACTAAACCAAGCAAAAAATGTATATCTGCTTTCATTAGAGCACAAgttcaaaatgtcataaaacGTATTACCAAAGAAATATGGTTTGCAACTTAGTTATCTGTCACAATCCAGGTTCGAGCAGTGTCTTTTCCCATGGTGAAACTGATTTAGGCTTTGATGAATCTAGTTCATGGGATCTGAGCAATAGTGCTCTTCTCCTCACCTCTTTCAGCTTTTTGGCCCATGGTTTCTGAGCTTTTTTGAAGCCTTCTTCTGCCTCCTTGGTCTCTTTGAAGCCTCCCATCATCTGCTTATGGTAAGAATCTTTTTGCCAGTTCTTCACTTTCTCAAAGTCCTCATTCACCAGACCATTCTTCACCTCCTGATGGAGTTCGCTCACCTTCTCCGCCTCCGTCATCAGCGCGATCCATGCTCGCTCCACCGTCCCATACTGAGGccctggggtgggggtggagagggcGGGGAgcgagacaaacagaaaaagatgtTGCAGGATTgggtaaaaatataattattaaggttacatagaaataaaaaaacattccaTTAAATAGTCAAAcaacactgaaaaagaaaaacgaatTACACTGAGGAAAATGTTTCCAGTTTATCAAAAGTACAGCTTTCAAATTACATCTGTTCAATTATTAAAATACATGGCTGTAAGTGATTCAAATTCACTGAGGTCTGTGTAGCTTGTAGTTGACATTCAGCTGTGACTAAGGGGAAAAGCATTTACCCCTTCAGAAAATTTGACTCTTTTCTTAACATAGGAGGTATATTAGAGCATTTGGGCTATAAACTGATTCAGTACCTTTTTCCACCAGCTGTCTCCATCTCTTGGACCAGTCCATTAGCTGCTGTGAATAGGCCTTCTCTATTTTGGCACGCTCGTGGATGCAGTTCATAAGGTCATTACATAGCCTGTGTCCGTCCTCGATCCGCTTCACTGTTCGCTTGTAGTTCCCCACCTGGCAGACACAAAGATGGAACAAATACAGCAATGTCACTGGAAGATGTAGATCATTAGCTTGATATGTTACAGTTAGTGAGACTAAAAAAAACTACTTTAAATGCTAGCTACGTGTGCAAATTcgaccttctttttttttgtttaaggtAAATCATGGCAGCTGATCAAATTATGCTCCTGCACACCCCTAAAATATTCTTAACCCTTTCATTGGAGCCATGACCTAATTCAAGCTTTCCATAGAGAAGTTGGTTGattcagtgtttaaatacataatgcaTATTTACAGATCCTGAAGCGTGTTAGGTATGAGGGAATGGCTGACCTCCCAGAAGCTGTCTGTGACATCATCGGGCCCGGTCTCTTCGTAGGCACCAGACATGCTGTGAGGTTTGGCAGAATGGATTCAAGGTTGTAGACAACTGTAGCACTGTTGACTTCACCATGCACTGCAAgacacagtaaataaaacaaaaatttcTACATGGACAATAGATAATTACAATCCTTACATAATTGCTTATTCAATTACTTATGTTATTATGCAAAAAGCTGTTTAAAGTGTCATTAAGAACTTTGATTATAATTCTCTGTCATAAACTATTTGTTGAATAAAATGCTGTGATTCTATTATTTGCTGTAATTGCTAACAACTGATTCAAAAATGATAACTACACTTTTCCCTATTCTATGTACTTATATCAGTATAAATCCACAAAATTTGAACTTTCTGCCTGCAGGCAATGTCCTTAaccttttttcttcctttacaCACTGCAATTTCCAAAGCGAGCACCAATGGTAAGTGTCCTTCTAGTTGAATTTGTAACACTGCACATTTTGACTGGGCTTTGATGTTTTGACTACATAACTGATAATGAAACATTGATTTCAGTTGCAGGCTACTTTGGACAACAGAGTGGGTCAATGCACCTGTGAGCAATGTGTCCTGAATATGGTGTTATTTCATCCACTGTTGTGCAAGCAAGGTTATCTAAGATGACGATAAGACCCCTGGCAAGTGAGGAGGTTCAGTAGATCACTGCTTCATATTACCATACTAACTGACTAGTTAAATGTAATTGTTGTTATATTCCATAAATCCATAAAACAACACATCCAGATCTACACTTCCCACTCACAAGATTGGCCTTTTAAAAGAGAACCTCATCAGCATGTTGACCCAGGTGGCGTGTCTGGCTCTTTCAGAAGATTAAAATTGCATGCATTGACAGAACTGAATTATCTCAAACTGACAAGACAATAGTTTCTGATTTAGTAGCACAGAGGAGGTGTGGCTCTCCTGTATGAGATGTGGGAGTGCTGCACTTTTGTTTAATGGGGGCAGTGGtgggaaagggggaggggctacacAACTATTTGGGTCAGACGAAGCCAAAAGGGTAACGCACtttcaaaaagacaaaagaatatAGGAGAAGAAAAGTGAAAGACCATAaaccacaaaaccaaaaacaaatgagtgtgtctgtggagtgTAATTAATAAGTAGCTAAAATAACAGTACAGAGGTGTTTCACTGTTATGAATTTGCAAGCCCATGCTAGGCTAATCCACTCCAGTGGCCAGGGGTAGCTTTTGTTCTGGATGCAATCCTCACTTGTGTGTCAGACAAAAGCATTGTAAGCACAGCTAAAATCATTGATTTACTAGCTTAGCTCAATACAGATGTTGATCCTGCAAGATTCTACCAACCTAAGGGCCAATTCATTTAGTCCTACATGCAGAAAACATGCCACAAAGAGAAATAGCATATTAAGTTCAcagaattaaaaatattcatgtcCAAGATAACAAACATTATAATGAGTAGATTTTATATCAAATGTGGACAGGATGTTCATATCAATACATAGGTGTGTAAAAGAAACATGGAAAATATATACCCAGTTTCAACTAAATGCATTTGAGCATGTTTTGTTTagctttcttttttccagtctTTTCTACCAAGGCATTTTCTATCAGAAAGTTAAGATTAATCACTCACACTGGAGGTCGTTCCATGCACAGACAGATAACAAAGCTACCTGGATAACCAGTTATACACGCCGTCCCCATAAGCATAGAGCACGACCTCCACACATGCAGTACGCTGCCAAGGAGCAGGTATTGGACTGAGTCATGCATTGTGCATAGCAGTGCTTCCTCTCCCTTCAGCGCAGACAAAACACAGCCTAGTGCACCCAAACAAAGTGCTTCCTCCAGCCTGCCTACCAGAGCAGCGCCTCAGCCTGCTCCCTTTCCGACCCTGGGTGTTGTTGAGGACCAACAGCGCAGCAAGTGCAGAGGAGACAGACAAAGCCAGAGTGCCCCCCCCGCAAGAGAGCAGAGCAGCGGTGACAATGGAG is a window of Electrophorus electricus isolate fEleEle1 chromosome 3, fEleEle1.pri, whole genome shotgun sequence DNA encoding:
- the pacsin1b gene encoding protein kinase C and casein kinase substrate in neurons protein 1, coding for MSGAYEETGPDDVTDSFWEVGNYKRTVKRIEDGHRLCNDLMNCIHERAKIEKAYSQQLMDWSKRWRQLVEKGPQYGTVERAWIALMTEAEKVSELHQEVKNGLVNEDFEKVKNWQKDSYHKQMMGGFKETKEAEEGFKKAQKPWAKKLKEMETAKKSYHMACKEEKLASIREANSKAEASITPEQLKKLQEKVDKCKNDTMKAKDKYEKALDELNKCTPQYMENMEIVFEQCQQFEDKRLAFLREVLLDIKHHLNLTENQSYATVYRELERAITSSSAQDDLKWFNSNHGPDMHMNWPQFEEYNTDVTHVISKKEKMKKNHDGVTLTHVTAAGDHSTPQAEHRSSVSSYEKTQAHSTEWSDDELHAEPNGRNPFEEDMARGVRVRALYDYEGQEQDELSFRAGDELTKLEDEDGQGWCKGRLDNGQLGLYPANYVEPI